One Dasypus novemcinctus isolate mDasNov1 chromosome 27, mDasNov1.1.hap2, whole genome shotgun sequence genomic window, ggcccaattggcacatgAATAGcccagatttaagtctcttggatatacaactatcaactctagtattaattataggttgTTAGAGGGACAGTatagccacatgtagggaaaccacaactttCTCCAACTCTGTCAGagtgggaagcataaattccaaagtagtgcctactggcagggcaccaaactcctgagctgtctgccctgcctatagtgtttggatgtctccagagccctcaggagccctttTATTTGTGGTAATATTTACTTCAACAGTCAATGAGTatctgctgagacatacataagaacaacctctgaaatgacctccagaatcattttgaagtttcttagccttatgaactcacttgtctttccccttccctcttcttttcaaggtctttttccagttacattgccAATTGGTGGCTGGTAATactccctctgtgccagggaggcttatccttggGAATCATGTTCCATgatgggggaaaggtaatgcttttatatgctgagttttggcttagagacaagccacatttgagctaaaaggaggctctcaggaggtaactcttaggcaccctataatactatgataagattcaatttcaaaagtttcataagtacagtcatcacagtCAAGGACATGtaaatggtccatcctccttcactaatcactcaggggattcttgctgtcccattagagaatgtggcagagctccccacgatgggaatttgatatttatttagttattgtttggatctccacccactgtgacaatgccccatgaacacttgaacacattcgtATTCCTTGTAGGTATCCCCCAGGTGAACCTTCTCCAGTGCAACCCCGTGTCTGACACTGCACATGCATGATCCTCCCCATcatagttgcaacccttctgtgatccaaaacttcttcaaaattgaagccaacattGTAGCCAAATACAACTAATATGAAAACGAtataatgatggttttaaaaataacaaataaaatacaaaaaaaaagtttgaaataaaaaatataacttaaaaattttcCTATTATGTCTTTCTCCACTGTAAGATCTGTGGTCTTCGATGTTACATCTTCTTCCATGTATTcacccaatgtcttatttttttttttcatttgtcttcaaagaagctttaagttacagaaaagtcatgtacagaatacgagtgattcccatatacccaatgtcctctcccttttcccctttcccctatgaataacattttacatgcggATGGTACATGTattacagttgatgtacaaatattgaaacattgttactcaCCATGGTCGATGATTTatgttgtggtttatattttggactgtacGCTTTTATAGATTTGGTGATTTTGATGTGGTctatgtagaacaattccattgccccagaATGCCccgtgttccatctattcttttccctccctctccccttgtgaCTCATGGTCACCACCAAGATTAGCTCAGTGAAGCGCCATGGTCATCGTTATTTACAAGgacattgagggcttgacctactggcctgtcctcccattAGGCCCTACctgtgctctcaagagactcccgcCCCTCTGGCTGTGATCATTGCATTCAAAGAGAATAACCATATGTTCAGAGAATAACCACCCACAACATTTAGTATataaagtgaaatttattttccaattaaAACTTTGAGCCTCCCCCGCTCCCCTCGCCCGCCGCCGCACCTTTGGGTCGGGGCGGTGGCGGGGCCGCGGCGGAGGCAGTAGGAGCCGGGCGGCAGCTCCCGCGGCTTCTGCCCCAGTCCGCCTCGGACCCGCGGCGGCCGCCTTCAGCCTCTCGGCCTTGGCTCGCGGGGCGGGGAGCTGCGCGCGCCCCTGGGTTCCCACCGAGGCCGCACACTCCCCGGCGCCCGCCCGCGGCCGGCAGTCAGTCCCCCGAGCTCCTCGCCAGCAGCCAAGCCCGCCCCGGccagcccggcccggcccggcccgcccagCGCTGCCCCGGCCCGCGCGAGGCCTCGGGAACAGCAAGGCCGAGGACCAGCGCAACGAGGAGAAGGCGCGGCGCGCGGCCAACGAGATGGAGAAGCTGCTGCAGCAGGACGAGCAGGTCGACGGGCCACTCCCCCCTGCAGCGGCTGGGTGCCGGAAAATGTGGTAGAAGCACCATCGTGAAGCAAATGAGGATCCTGCCTGTTAATGGGCTTAATGGAGAGGGCGCCGAAGAGGCCCCGCAGGCTGCAAGCAGCCAACAGCGGTGGCGAGAAGGCCACGAAAGCGCAGGACGTGGAGAACAACCTGAAAGAGGCCGCTGAGACCCTCGTGGCCGCCGTGACAACCTGGAGCCGCGCGTGGAGCTGGCCAAGCCCGAGAACCAGCTCAGCGGGGACCGCACCCTGAGCGTGGTGCACGCGCCTGACTTGATTTCCCTCCCGAGCGCGCCAGGGCTCTGCGGGAGGAGGAGGGCGCACCTGCCGCCAGCGCGCCAGTGGGTGCCCGCTGACTGCCTGCGCCCAGGACTGCGTGGACGAGACTGATGTCGTCAAGCAGGCCCACTCGTGCCCAGCGACCAGCGCCTGCCTCGCGGCCGCGTCCTGACTTATGAAATCTTTGAGACCAAATTCCAGGTGGACAAAGTCTGCTTGGCCGTGGTCGATGTGGGCGGCCAGCGCGAGGACCAAGCGGGCCCGCCCCGCGCTGCGCGGCCATCACTTTGGCGTAGCCAGCGGCAGCTGCGACGTGGCCCTTCGGGAGGACAGCCCGGCAGCCGCGGCCGCGGCCCTGCACCTCTCCAAGGGCGTCTGGAACAGCGGGCGGCTGCGCACCGTCTCTGCGGTTCTGTTCCTCAACCAGCGAGATGTGCTTGCTGAGAAAGGCCTTGCAGGAAAATCAAAGATCGAGGACTGCTTTCCAGCCTTTGCTCGCTACGCTGCTCCTGAGGATGCTGCTTCCCAAGCCCGGAGAGGACCCACGCGTGACCCGGGCCAAGTGTTTCATCCCCGACGAATTCCTGAGAATCAGCACTGCCATGGAGACGGGCGCGACGCTGCTTCCCCACTTCACCTGCGCCGTGGCCACCGGAACATTCGCCGCGTGTTCAGCGACTGCGAGACGTCACCAGCGCACGCGCCTTCGTCAGGACGAGCTGCTCTAAGGGCAGCCCCTACACTTAATTAAAGCCTTAAGCACAATTAATTAAAAGTGGGACGTAATTGTCCACGCAGTTAATCACCCACCATATGGCATGATTAACAAAGCAACTTTTCCTTTCCCAAGTGATTTTGCAAAACCCCCTTTTcccttcagcttcaggctgcctAAAAGCAAAAGACAAAAAGGCCACAAAAGTTCCCTCTCACTTtcggtaataaataaataaataaataaatattgttttgtgCACCATTAAAAAagtcagaataaaaattaaatgtgggcaaggaaaaagaaaacttctttGAGTTCATGAAACATAagttttccaaatttcttttttattgcatttataatgTGTGTTCCATGTAGAAAAGGCCACAAGTATAAGCACAAAcaaattctcaataaatgttttcattGTCTTGGCTTGATTGGTCTATCCTGGGTTATTCTGGAAGAATGGAATGTGTGGATTTACTACAGGACAAATACTCAGGGAGCCCTTATCACCATTGCttaaaactgaaggagaaaagaaggggcgCAGTGGCTCTGAAAATGGAATGTTGCTGAATGTAAAGATATGGGATCCATCAGTGATGTCTCAAAAAGAAAGGTTTCCAATATTCATATCCAGGAAAATGCCCACTCGGTGTAACCAGGTGTTCACCCAGACTGCAGTGTGTGGCTTAGTGCTGGCTgagaaaacatttccatctctCAAGCCCAGAGTCCAGAAGCCATAATCCGAAGACCAAAGAACAGTTCCCTTTCGGTTAACAGATTCCTTACAAACACCCAGATCCCATTCTGTGCTTGTTCCCATCTCCACCTCCCAGTAGTGGCGGCCCGACGTGAACCCGGAAGAGCCAAGAACGCATACTGCGTAGCTGAACCTCTCAGCACGTTCTTCACGATTCTGTTTGTTATGTCCACACCGGACTCTCCTCAGGTCCTCAGAAATGATGAGGAGGTTATTGGCTGAGTCTACATCCAAGGTCATATCCACCGTGGAAGACAATAAGACAGTTAGTGAAAGGACAGACTATAAACCCTCCACATTCTACTGCAAGTGCCCAAATACAGGGTTGAATTCTGTTCCTTTAATTCCTTTTTCactaaagaaaatttttttaggaaATTCATCTAGCACTGTTGACGAGTTTAAAATATCCTGTTTTATGGCAGAATGGGTCTTTCATTCACAGTAAGGATTCTGTTTGTATTCAACTATGTGGTTATttgattattctttttaatgcATAAGATCCCTGAAGGCGGGTACCATCACAGTTGTTTGTTCTCAAATTATAGACAGcattaaggaagaaaaagtattctatttattgtaaaataatgttcaaatattaaactttcttttctctttgctgtTAGATTCCCAGTTCACCTTGGTGGCTGGGGAGTTGCATGTATACTTTAAAATTGCTATGGTTTTATCAAAATTAAGAGTTAATGTTAGGAAGCCGGAGGCAATGGATTACTTCTGcctcactgttattcaacattcaaAGTACTCATCAGCCAGCTGTGGCTACTGTTTTGGACAACACAGTTCTAGGtcatgaacaaaatatattttctttgaaatatccAGTGTAGTTGAATCTAATCTACACTCAGAGGTGAGAACAACTGATGTTTGTGGCACATAGAAATTGTAGGTGTCAGAATTGAACTAATGCCCATATTTAATATTGAACCTTTTGAGTAGTTGTTTATTCCAGGGTCCATTGTGGGAAGTTATACAGATTCCTTACCTTGGAACTTTAGTATCTTTGGGTTCATCTGTAGAATAGTTTTCAGTTGAGGCTCCAGTTCTCGGACCTTGGAAACCAGCTCCCCCAACTGGCAAATGTGTCTGATGTCATTCTTCTGTGAGACCACAGGGCAGGAAGGGCACAATAAACCCTCCAGATGGGGCTCCTTCTGCAGTGAATTGGTGCAGTGCAGGCAGCAGGCATATCCACATTTTAGGTACACTGGGTTTTCAAGGTAAGTCATGCAGATAGGACATCTGCTTGCCTTTTTAAATTGTTCAGCCATGCCCAATCTCCGGGTAAAATCTACACGAGAACGGAGTTTACAGAATCGAAGGACCCAGATGTTTTCTTGTTTACATTCATAGAGTTGTCATGTACCTTCTATGTGCAATCATTAACACCACATAAGGCAAGtgaaatatacatacaaatataaaactcATGTCCTTGAACTTCTGATATTTGGAATCTAGTTGGAATGAAGAATATAATTCATTATCTGGCATTAAATTGAAGTCATGAAAGGATCTAGACCTGGGGTGTCTAATATGATAGACACAAAACTCATGTGGTTCATGAGCACCTGAAAATTCACTTGATCTAAATTGAGCTGTGCAGTGAATGCAAAATACAGACTGGAAGTTTAAGATGCACTAACAAAAAGAGAATGTAAACTCTCTAATAACTGTTTGTAATCAATTACATATTGAAATAATTGTAACTAGAATATTAAATGAATTGggaatgtttcttttttacttcatTAAGGTGGCTATTAGAAAATTTCTAATTACATATGTGGGTTACTCTATATTTCTATTGACTAGTGCTGTTCTAACCCAGAGATCAACCAACTACTCTACCAGCTGGTGTGTCCTGGATGTAGCAGAAACCCACAGCAACAGCTGAGAAGTTCAAGTCAATGGAGAAACTCAATTCACCATCTGCTAGAATTGTCTAAGCTATCATTTGATAAAGAAAACCAAGACTATatcatttcttctgcctgaaTATTGAAAATCAAGGTTCTGTCTACTATTCCTAGAGAAGTGGGACCAAGAGTCCCAAATCACAGATTGTGGGTGGCATTGAGTTGGCCTCAGATAACACTTGCAGAAATAATAAATTATCAATTTCCTGGTGCTTGCTCTCTCATATCTGCCATTTGCTGAAATTTGAGAAATAGAATTGAAATTAGATAGGATGGCACTCACCACTCCTCCACTAGATTCTCCTCTGGCTACAGCTGCTTCCTCTGTCAGCTCAGTTCTGAACTGAAAAGCACTGACAGTGCCTCTTCCCACTTTATATCCTGCATCTcgtcttgatttaatcaagttttGATTTAATTATGGCATAAATGATGACATAGAAAGATTATTACAAAGGAGATCCTTTTGTCTTGAAGTTACTTTTCCTATTAGTATGGACAAATATTTCCATGTTCTTATCACTCTAGATTACATTTTCAACATTATTTTTGGTGGGAGTAGGATTTGGTATTAggacataaattttaaaacagactATTTGTCATTGACATTAATCCTTATGAATAGAGTTAGTATCAGTGAgttgggatttttgtttttttgctcacaAAATAAAACTTTCTAGTATTTATATAAAGGAAATTAATTAAACCTATTCggagggaggcggggcaagatggtatcTGAGTGAATGctccttatagtctctcctgcaaagaagcggctgggcaacgttcgaaattcttcaggaccaggctgtttcaggattttgcagggcaggaggtatctggacattgatttggtgggacggtgacagagaagattcgtgtaaaaggtagaattgaggctctcttacatggagataggggctgcgcacaggacgctcccccctgggggGGGCAGCgtggcagtggtgattcctggaggctctgcagtgctggggaattcataagccctgagcaggccattcaggggcttgcagggcaggaggtctttggaaaccaatttggtgagacagagacggagtttATGTGaggcgtggaattttgggtttccgaCACAGATATCagcacttccggctagagccccgccccgtaggcctggctgccgatctgcagcggtCCTTAAATTGGACACAATAAATAGGCACCACCAGAAGGCTGTTTCCGGGGCTTGCAGGTTGGGAGGTGGCTGGAAGCTGACTAGGTGAAACAGAGACGGAGGAGTATTTTGCGAGGCTtgtaattttgggtttctgactggATATCAGTGCTCCGGGCTAGAGCCCAGCCCCGtaggcctggctgccaatctgcagcagtcCTTAAGTCAGTCACAATAAagaggcacccccagcaggctgtttcaggggcttgcagggatggaggtgtcctgaagtcgaattggtgacacaCTGACAggagagactcttgtgagagggggaattttgggtttctgacacagaggtcagagtttgtggatgtgacccccCACATAGGGCTGGCAttcagctgtggggatccctgaaggctgtgttgcactgcaggctctcaggctccctgttaaccagatttgaggttgccaggtctatgtcccctaaaccctggtggcccacaccccggagactcacacctcttgagtctgcaatatcacagacttcctatccctgaatccaccatgccctgaggtccatctgaagtccttgattgtcctacccttcaatgtttgcatttttttttctcttttttctttttcttattttttattgtcctggttgttaatattgcattatctcctagtcttttctcccattgtatcccccaaggtctttttttcatttatttaggggttttttgttgttgctgttgttgttgttctctttcttcttttcttttccttacttgtttcactcccttttctttacccgccccccctttttctctctttctttcttctctttccttttctcttttccctctttttcatcttattttattttatctcaatt contains:
- the LOC101435570 gene encoding LOW QUALITY PROTEIN: ret finger protein-like 4A (The sequence of the model RefSeq protein was modified relative to this genomic sequence to represent the inferred CDS: substituted 1 base at 1 genomic stop codon) codes for the protein MAEQFKKASRCPICMTYLENPVYLKCGYACCLHCTNSLQKEPHLEGLLCPSCPVVSQKNDIRHICQLGELVSKVRELEPQLKTILQMNPKILKFQVDMTLDVDSANNLLIISEDLRRVRCGHNKQNREERAERFSYAVCVLGSSGFTSGRHYWEVEMGTSTEWDLGVCKESVNRKGTVLWSSDYGFWTLGLRDGNVFSASTKPHTAVWVNTWLHRVGIFLDMNIGNLSFXDITDGSHIFTFSNIPFSEPLRPFFSPSVLSNGDKGSLSICPVVNPHIPFFQNNPG